The following proteins are encoded in a genomic region of Mycoplasma sp. NEAQ87857:
- a CDS encoding M42 family metallopeptidase: MDKKYEKLAQRLSKYMSIEAISRFEEPVAKELRNNISSNYQVSRDKLGSIVFFKKSKKANAPKIMIAAHMDEVGYMVRSIKDNGNILVTPIGGLWPTVVIGTKAILETSEGKRFNGVFGHTSIHILDREKINEAIKTNDLFVDFGFLTKKEVEEAGIQIGDKIFLTGETIEFANNIIGGKAMDNRAGVTALEFIANNLADVELDSDLYLVGTVQEEVGTRGAKTSVSIINPDVAFALDTGAAHDTTGCKPGTPVLGKGVNILVKDGGTLPDPKLIKDLMNIAKSKEILAYKYVAEGGGTDAAELQFAPGGASVTTISLPQRYLHSPIGLCSLVDIDAAINLLTEFCKEYTVEKHEELKYK; the protein is encoded by the coding sequence ATGGATAAAAAATATGAAAAACTTGCTCAAAGATTAAGCAAATATATGTCTATTGAAGCAATTTCAAGATTTGAAGAACCAGTTGCCAAAGAATTAAGAAACAATATATCATCAAACTATCAAGTTTCAAGAGATAAGTTAGGTTCAATTGTTTTCTTTAAAAAATCAAAAAAAGCTAATGCGCCTAAAATTATGATTGCAGCTCACATGGATGAAGTTGGATATATGGTTCGTAGTATTAAAGACAATGGAAATATATTAGTTACTCCAATTGGTGGTTTATGACCTACAGTTGTAATAGGAACTAAAGCTATTTTAGAAACATCTGAAGGAAAAAGATTTAATGGAGTATTTGGACATACATCAATCCATATTTTAGACCGTGAAAAAATTAATGAAGCAATCAAAACAAATGATTTATTTGTTGATTTTGGATTTTTAACTAAAAAAGAAGTAGAAGAAGCAGGTATTCAAATTGGTGATAAAATCTTTTTAACAGGTGAAACAATTGAATTTGCTAACAATATTATTGGTGGTAAAGCAATGGATAACCGTGCAGGAGTTACTGCTTTAGAGTTTATTGCTAATAATCTTGCTGATGTAGAATTAGATAGTGATTTATACCTTGTTGGTACTGTGCAGGAAGAAGTAGGAACTAGAGGTGCAAAAACTTCTGTAAGTATAATTAACCCAGATGTTGCTTTCGCATTAGATACAGGAGCTGCTCATGATACTACAGGATGTAAACCTGGAACTCCAGTTTTAGGAAAAGGTGTAAATATTTTAGTTAAAGACGGTGGAACATTACCTGATCCTAAATTGATTAAAGATTTAATGAACATTGCTAAAAGCAAAGAAATTTTAGCTTATAAATATGTTGCTGAAGGTGGAGGAACTGATGCTGCGGAATTACAATTTGCTCCTGGAGGAGCTAGTGTAACTACCATTTCACTTCCTCAAAGATATCTTCACAGTCCTATTGGATTATGTTCATTAGTTGATATTGATGCAGCTATAAATTTATTAACAGAATTCTGTAAAGAATATACAGTTGAAAAACACGAAGAATTAAAATACAAATAA
- a CDS encoding MAG3090 family protein, with the protein MKRLQCLYKPNKDENYPWALKHPKVNAPLALFKTRKDAMNWFLSLGYDCATWFQTDKKIWGGLLISEKEPTTGEFEYELNVDKFDGGLDYKETLKELCIHTEGLRNLNEAKKALEEVVDFKVLADHETYFPADEDLKIERKKSAKDEEIERLLSLLNESDADKELLQRKLELLQARQASEKQSKPEVVKEVKTVVEKSKPEIKLVKYEFINNLSEEEQIKSLALYAKKVEKLVAQLETKQETYAQDLEEIKVSLRFTLSKIRFLDKDFNGDADFKKLLKLVHNSLNNSIEKISELVVVNPELEAIPSKALYVRNCCGENLRFSELASYVVLDEYHVGFVELNEYKYAIFAQEAKKSSKFLVFDWPVQNNEVVTNVVVPVQETVIVEEEVEVEPKEETEEEKEEDLLEEATARRFNYWGIFLLAMGYGILITVIILQALNII; encoded by the coding sequence ATGAAACGTTTACAATGTTTATACAAACCTAATAAAGATGAAAATTATCCATGAGCATTAAAACACCCTAAAGTTAATGCACCTTTAGCATTATTTAAAACTCGTAAAGATGCAATGAATTGATTTTTATCTTTAGGTTATGATTGTGCAACTTGATTCCAAACTGATAAAAAAATCTGAGGTGGTTTATTAATTTCTGAAAAAGAACCTACAACAGGTGAGTTTGAGTACGAATTAAATGTTGATAAATTTGATGGTGGATTAGATTATAAAGAAACATTAAAAGAATTATGTATTCATACAGAAGGGTTAAGAAACTTAAACGAAGCTAAAAAAGCTTTAGAAGAAGTTGTTGACTTTAAAGTATTAGCAGATCATGAAACATATTTCCCTGCTGATGAAGATTTAAAAATCGAAAGAAAAAAATCTGCTAAAGATGAAGAAATTGAAAGATTATTATCACTTTTAAACGAATCAGATGCTGACAAAGAATTATTACAAAGAAAATTAGAATTATTACAAGCTCGTCAAGCTTCAGAAAAACAATCAAAACCAGAAGTTGTTAAAGAAGTTAAAACAGTTGTAGAAAAATCAAAACCAGAAATTAAATTAGTAAAATATGAGTTTATTAACAATTTAAGTGAAGAAGAACAAATTAAAAGTTTAGCATTATATGCTAAAAAAGTAGAAAAATTAGTTGCTCAATTAGAAACAAAACAAGAAACTTATGCACAAGATTTAGAAGAAATTAAAGTTAGTTTAAGATTTACTTTATCAAAAATTAGATTTTTAGATAAAGATTTTAATGGAGATGCAGACTTTAAAAAATTATTAAAACTAGTTCATAATTCATTAAATAATTCTATTGAAAAAATCTCTGAATTAGTTGTAGTTAATCCTGAATTAGAAGCTATTCCTTCTAAAGCTTTATATGTAAGAAATTGTTGTGGTGAAAACTTAAGATTTAGTGAATTAGCTTCATATGTTGTGCTTGATGAATATCATGTTGGATTTGTAGAATTAAATGAGTATAAATATGCTATTTTTGCTCAAGAAGCTAAAAAATCATCAAAATTCCTTGTATTTGATTGACCAGTTCAAAATAACGAAGTAGTTACAAATGTTGTTGTTCCTGTTCAAGAAACTGTTATAGTTGAAGAGGAAGTTGAAGTTGAACCAAAAGAAGAAACTGAAGAAGAAAAAGAAGAAGATTTACTTGAAGAAGCAACAGCAAGAAGATTTAACTATTGAGGTATTTTCTTATTAGCTATGGGTTATGGTATTTTAATCACTGTAATCATTTTACAAGCACTAAATATAATCTAA
- a CDS encoding RNA-binding protein gives MNIKYKPNDVLNGRVKTIGSKYIKVELKNGAVFCITKNEITDFQKTKINQIINVNDHISFVVINFNPKYNMGNGSFKRNHPNYRRNPFNYGIKETKNGFKNLFEHTIHTLKES, from the coding sequence ATGAATATTAAATATAAACCTAATGATGTTTTAAATGGTAGAGTTAAGACTATAGGATCAAAATACATTAAAGTAGAATTAAAAAATGGTGCTGTATTTTGTATTACAAAAAATGAAATTACAGATTTTCAAAAAACCAAAATTAATCAAATTATTAATGTTAATGATCATATTTCTTTTGTGGTAATTAATTTTAACCCTAAATACAATATGGGAAACGGAAGTTTTAAACGTAATCATCCTAATTATCGAAGAAATCCATTTAATTATGGTATAAAAGAAACTAAAAATGGTTTTAAAAATCTTTTTGAACATACCATTCACACCTTAAAAGAAAGTTAA
- a CDS encoding MAGa7180 family putative nuclease: MAKRKYFNGIHYDVDILNKRIILKEPLLKDLQSDNQFLKYKKIGGSTIPDILLSNQPFKSEFAAFCHIARLKLPILQPKYVNAGTILEPKIFDFLREKALEVAKAQQTKPLIIENFVAKDYGFDYFKGKIPYESIGGVPDGLLPEKDCILEVKTAGEKKREKWDKEGVDPAYLKQAQLYAYLNGNKYFNIVALFLQDNDYLHPELVDIRQRNFKIYPFKVNTIEVVDDIAMVEEWYKKYTSTNISPCFDNSKDADQIAYLMCKSYDEWEKLLDEWKRTGKAVADIEA; this comes from the coding sequence ATGGCTAAAAGAAAATATTTTAACGGGATTCACTATGATGTGGATATCCTTAATAAAAGAATTATTTTAAAAGAACCATTATTAAAAGATCTTCAAAGTGATAACCAATTTTTAAAATATAAAAAAATTGGTGGTAGCACTATTCCTGACATTTTATTAAGCAATCAACCTTTTAAATCTGAATTTGCAGCATTTTGTCATATTGCAAGATTAAAATTACCAATTTTACAACCTAAATACGTTAATGCAGGAACTATTTTAGAACCTAAAATTTTTGATTTTTTACGTGAAAAAGCCCTAGAAGTAGCAAAAGCTCAACAAACTAAACCTTTAATAATTGAAAACTTTGTAGCTAAGGATTATGGCTTTGATTATTTTAAAGGAAAAATACCATATGAAAGTATTGGTGGAGTACCTGATGGTTTATTACCTGAAAAAGATTGTATTCTGGAAGTAAAAACCGCAGGAGAGAAAAAACGTGAAAAATGAGATAAAGAAGGAGTTGATCCTGCTTATTTAAAACAAGCACAACTTTATGCTTATTTAAATGGAAATAAATATTTTAATATTGTAGCTTTATTCTTACAAGATAATGATTATCTACATCCTGAATTAGTTGATATTAGACAACGTAATTTTAAAATTTATCCTTTTAAAGTTAATACTATTGAGGTTGTGGATGATATTGCAATGGTTGAAGAGTGATATAAAAAATATACTTCAACTAATATTTCTCCTTGTTTTGATAATTCTAAAGACGCAGATCAAATTGCATACTTAATGTGTAAAAGTTATGATGAATGAGAAAAATTATTAGACGAATGAAAAAGAACAGGTAAAGCAGTTGCTGATATTGAGGCATAG
- a CDS encoding inorganic diphosphatase, whose translation MKNLIKVKIEIPRDSKIKYEYNRKTKEIEVDRILRGDFVYPANYGFIPEALDWDGDELDVLVYSQEKFAPGVVLNAKIIGAMKMIDDGETDTKLIAVHADDYRLDHINSLSDLPEPFLKSVDTFFSTYKNWKRVGITEVNGFEDHEWAMEEYKECVELMEKYGSMDKKEFIALMMEKHPEKYTK comes from the coding sequence ATGAAAAATTTAATAAAAGTAAAAATTGAAATTCCTAGAGATTCAAAAATTAAATACGAATACAACAGAAAAACAAAAGAAATTGAAGTTGATCGTATTTTAAGAGGGGATTTTGTATATCCGGCTAATTACGGATTCATTCCTGAAGCTCTTGATTGAGATGGGGATGAATTAGATGTTTTAGTTTATTCACAAGAAAAATTTGCTCCTGGTGTAGTGTTAAACGCTAAAATTATTGGAGCAATGAAAATGATTGATGATGGAGAAACCGATACTAAATTGATTGCTGTTCATGCTGATGATTATAGATTAGACCACATCAATAGTTTAAGTGATTTACCTGAGCCATTTTTAAAAAGCGTAGATACATTTTTCAGTACATATAAAAATTGAAAACGTGTAGGTATTACTGAAGTTAATGGTTTTGAAGATCACGAATGAGCAATGGAAGAATACAAAGAATGTGTTGAATTAATGGAAAAATATGGTTCAATGGACAAAAAAGAATTCATTGCTTTAATGATGGAAAAACATCCTGAAAAATATACAAAATAA
- the rpsI gene encoding 30S ribosomal protein S9 gives MSKNLEYRGLGRRKSSVARVRLTQGQGNFVINGRPAREYLTSDIYLKDANQPFVLTETTGQFDVSVNVKGGGLSGQAGAIRLGIARALLEASLDYRAVLKAAGMLTRDARAKERKKPGLRAARRARQFSKR, from the coding sequence ATGAGTAAAAATTTAGAATACCGTGGATTAGGAAGAAGAAAATCTTCAGTAGCTCGTGTTAGATTAACACAAGGACAAGGTAATTTTGTAATTAACGGACGTCCAGCACGTGAATATTTAACTTCAGATATTTATTTAAAAGATGCTAATCAACCTTTTGTTTTAACAGAAACAACAGGACAATTCGATGTTTCTGTTAATGTTAAAGGTGGTGGTTTAAGTGGTCAAGCTGGAGCAATTAGATTAGGTATTGCTCGTGCTTTATTAGAAGCTTCATTAGATTACCGTGCAGTTTTAAAAGCTGCTGGTATGCTTACAAGAGATGCTCGTGCTAAAGAACGTAAAAAACCAGGTCTTAGAGCAGCACGTCGTGCAAGACAATTCTCAAAACGTTAA